A stretch of Myceligenerans xiligouense DNA encodes these proteins:
- the gyrA gene encoding DNA gyrase subunit A — translation MTDETPGVEDLPDGVGDAALAVHHGRVEQVDLQLEMQRSYLDYAMSVIVGRALPDVRDGLKPVHRRVLYAMYDGGYRPDRSFSKCSRVVGDVMGKYHPHGDTAIYDTLVRLVQDWVLRYPLVAGQGNFGSPGNDPAAAPRYTECRMAPLALEMVRDIEKDTVDFQDNYDGRTREPTVLPSRFPNLLVNGSAGIAVGMATNIPPHNLREVADGAKWYLDNPDATREELLEALMQRIKGPDFPAGAQILGHKGIEEAYRTGRGSITMRAVVNVEEIQNRICLVITELPYMVNPDNLAAKIADMVNEGRIQGIADIRDETSGRTGQRLVIVLKRDAVAKVVLNNLYKHTQLQENFSANMLALVDDVPRTLSLDAFIRHWVIHQIEVVRRRTEFLLKEAEDQIHIYVGYLKALDALDEVIALIRRSPDVEQARSGLMELLGVDEVQANAILAMQLRRLAALERQKILDEHAKLEAVISDYRDILARPERQRSIVGDELDEIVGRYGDERRTTILPHLGDMSVEDLIPEEEMVVTITRGGYAKRTRSDNYRQQKRGGKGVRGTQLREDDIVDHFFVTTTHHWLLFFTNLGRVYRAKGYELPEGGRDSKGQHVANLMAFQPGEHIAQVLDIPDYDAADYLVLATRRGIVKKTRLQEYNSPRSGGLIAINLREDEEGRPDELVAARLVNGDDDLILVSRKGQSIRFHASDDTIRSLGRATSGVTGMKFRDDDELLAAQVVTPGTDLFVVTEGGFAKRTRIDEYRVQGRGGLGIKVANLVEARGDLVGALVTDADDEVLVIMERGKIVRSAVAGVNLTGRNTQGVTFAKPDKGDRIIAVARNAERNLEHEDAEPEDGPDGPSGENGGGGVTVDGEVPGPDDV, via the coding sequence GTGACGGACGAGACCCCCGGCGTGGAGGACCTCCCCGACGGCGTTGGCGACGCCGCGTTGGCCGTGCACCACGGCCGTGTGGAACAGGTGGACCTGCAGCTCGAGATGCAGCGCAGCTATCTCGACTACGCGATGAGCGTGATCGTGGGGCGTGCCCTGCCGGACGTGCGGGACGGGCTCAAGCCCGTGCACCGCCGCGTGCTGTACGCGATGTACGACGGCGGCTACCGGCCGGATCGTTCGTTCAGCAAGTGCTCCCGCGTGGTAGGCGACGTGATGGGTAAGTACCACCCGCACGGCGACACGGCGATCTACGACACCCTGGTCCGCCTCGTGCAGGACTGGGTGCTGCGTTATCCGCTGGTCGCCGGCCAGGGCAACTTCGGCTCCCCCGGCAACGACCCGGCGGCCGCGCCTCGATACACCGAGTGCCGGATGGCGCCCCTCGCGCTCGAGATGGTGCGCGACATCGAGAAGGACACCGTCGACTTCCAGGACAACTATGACGGCCGTACCCGGGAGCCGACCGTCCTTCCGTCGCGTTTCCCGAACCTGCTGGTCAACGGTTCGGCCGGGATCGCCGTCGGCATGGCCACGAACATCCCGCCGCACAACCTGCGCGAGGTGGCCGACGGCGCCAAGTGGTACCTCGACAACCCGGACGCGACGCGCGAGGAGCTGCTCGAGGCGCTGATGCAGCGCATCAAGGGGCCGGACTTCCCCGCCGGCGCGCAGATCCTGGGCCACAAGGGCATCGAGGAGGCCTACCGCACGGGCCGCGGGTCGATCACGATGCGCGCGGTGGTGAACGTCGAGGAGATCCAGAACCGGATCTGTCTGGTCATCACCGAGCTGCCGTACATGGTGAACCCCGACAACCTCGCCGCGAAGATCGCCGACATGGTGAACGAGGGGCGCATCCAGGGCATCGCCGACATCCGCGACGAGACCTCGGGCCGAACCGGCCAGCGGCTCGTCATCGTGCTGAAGCGCGACGCGGTCGCCAAGGTCGTCCTGAACAACCTGTACAAGCACACGCAGTTGCAGGAGAACTTCAGCGCGAACATGCTCGCGCTGGTCGACGACGTTCCGCGGACCCTCAGCCTGGACGCGTTCATCCGGCACTGGGTCATCCACCAGATCGAGGTCGTCCGACGGCGCACCGAGTTCCTCCTCAAGGAGGCCGAGGACCAGATCCACATCTACGTGGGCTACCTCAAGGCACTCGACGCACTCGACGAGGTCATCGCTCTCATCCGTCGCTCTCCCGACGTCGAACAGGCGCGCAGCGGGTTGATGGAGCTGCTCGGTGTGGACGAGGTGCAGGCGAACGCGATCCTGGCGATGCAGCTGCGCCGGCTCGCGGCGCTCGAGCGGCAGAAGATCCTCGACGAACACGCGAAGCTCGAGGCCGTGATCAGCGACTACCGCGACATCCTCGCCAGGCCCGAGCGGCAGCGCTCGATCGTCGGCGACGAGCTCGACGAGATCGTCGGACGGTACGGCGACGAGCGCCGCACGACGATCCTCCCGCATCTCGGAGACATGTCCGTCGAGGACCTGATCCCCGAGGAGGAGATGGTCGTCACCATCACGCGTGGCGGTTACGCGAAGCGGACGCGCAGCGACAACTACCGCCAGCAGAAGCGGGGCGGCAAGGGCGTGCGCGGGACGCAACTGCGTGAGGACGACATCGTCGACCACTTCTTCGTCACGACGACGCACCACTGGCTGCTCTTCTTCACGAACCTGGGCCGCGTCTACCGGGCGAAGGGGTATGAGCTGCCTGAGGGAGGCCGGGACTCGAAGGGCCAGCACGTCGCCAACCTCATGGCCTTCCAGCCGGGTGAACACATTGCGCAGGTTCTGGATATCCCGGACTACGACGCCGCGGACTACCTGGTCCTGGCCACGCGCCGGGGCATCGTCAAGAAGACCCGGCTCCAGGAGTACAACTCGCCGCGGTCCGGCGGTCTCATCGCGATCAACCTGCGTGAGGACGAGGAGGGCCGCCCGGACGAGCTGGTCGCCGCCCGCCTGGTGAACGGGGACGACGATCTCATCCTCGTCTCCCGCAAGGGTCAGTCGATCCGCTTCCATGCCTCCGACGACACGATCCGGTCGCTCGGCCGAGCGACGTCGGGCGTGACCGGTATGAAGTTCCGGGACGACGACGAACTGCTCGCCGCACAGGTGGTCACGCCGGGGACGGACTTGTTCGTGGTGACGGAAGGCGGCTTCGCCAAGCGCACCCGGATCGACGAGTACCGGGTGCAGGGGCGCGGAGGTCTGGGCATCAAGGTGGCGAATCTGGTCGAAGCGCGCGGAGACCTTGTGGGGGCGCTGGTAACGGATGCGGACGACGAGGTCCTCGTCATCATGGAACGTGGCAAGATCGTCCGGTCCGCAGTCGCGGGGGTGAACCTGACCGGCAGGAATACCCAGGGGGTAACCTTCGCGAAGCCGGACAAGGGCGATCGGATCATCGCCGTGGCGCGGAACGCGGAACGCAACCTCGAGCATGAGGACGCCGAACCGGAGGACGGCCCTGACGGGCCGAGCGGCGAGAACGGTGGGGGCGGCGTTACCGTGGACGGTGAGGTACCTGGCCCCGACGACGTTTGA
- the gyrB gene encoding DNA topoisomerase (ATP-hydrolyzing) subunit B: MTERIDGGYDAGNITVLEGLEAVRKRPGMYIGSTGERGLHHLVYEIVDNAVDEALAGHATTIDVTLMADGGVRVIDDGRGIPVAMHPTEGKPTLEVVMTILHAGGKFGGGGYAVSGGLHGVGMSVVNALSSRFVSDVVRDGYHWRQEYRDGGEPTSEVQRLEPMADGEGTGTIQTFWADDSIFETTEYDFETLRTRFQQTAFLNKGLQITLTDERAGHAGNDDEVTGQIPRVTPEMLTEGDVAGTITTTDGGPGAGGESGAEGDQGSTPGIRPGARTVTYKYDGGLVDYVTHLNSAKKVELVHPEVVAFESEDEGRNISAEIAMQWTSAYSESVHTFANMISTPEGGTHEEGFRTALTSLVNTYARDKGILKDKEDNLTGDDIREGLTAVISMKLSEPQFEGQTKAKLGNTEAKTFVQRVVREQLTDWFDAHPGEAKDIIRKAIQASQARIAARKAREATRRKGILSSGGMPGKLKDCQSRRPEECEVYVVEGDSAGGSAVRGRNPHNQAILPIRGKILNVERARLDKALSNQEVQALITAFGTGIGEDFDINKLRYHKIVLMADADVDGQHICTLLLTLLFRYMRPLIEHGHVYLAQPPLYRLKWSNAPHDYVYSDRERDAFLEAGLAQGRRIPKENGIQRYKGLGEMDYSELWDTTMDPEHRTLLQVTMDDAAAADEIFSVLMGEDVESRRSFIQRNAKDVRFLDI; this comes from the coding sequence GTGACAGAGCGAATCGACGGCGGCTACGACGCCGGGAACATCACCGTCCTGGAAGGTCTCGAGGCCGTTCGTAAGCGACCGGGCATGTATATCGGCTCAACCGGTGAGCGCGGGCTCCACCACTTGGTCTACGAGATCGTCGACAACGCTGTCGACGAGGCCCTGGCCGGGCACGCCACCACCATCGACGTCACGTTGATGGCCGACGGCGGCGTCCGAGTGATCGACGACGGCCGCGGCATTCCGGTGGCGATGCACCCCACCGAGGGCAAGCCCACCCTCGAGGTGGTCATGACGATCCTGCACGCGGGCGGCAAGTTCGGGGGCGGCGGTTACGCGGTCTCCGGCGGTCTCCATGGCGTCGGCATGTCCGTGGTCAACGCGCTGAGCAGCCGCTTCGTGTCGGATGTCGTCCGTGACGGCTATCACTGGCGTCAGGAGTACCGCGACGGTGGCGAGCCGACCAGCGAGGTGCAGAGGCTCGAGCCGATGGCCGACGGCGAGGGCACCGGAACCATCCAGACGTTCTGGGCCGACGACTCGATCTTCGAGACCACCGAGTACGACTTCGAGACCCTGCGAACGCGTTTCCAGCAGACCGCTTTCCTCAACAAGGGTCTCCAGATCACCCTCACGGACGAGCGTGCCGGCCACGCCGGGAACGATGACGAGGTCACCGGGCAGATCCCGCGAGTGACTCCCGAGATGCTCACCGAGGGCGACGTCGCCGGCACGATCACCACCACCGACGGCGGCCCGGGCGCCGGCGGCGAGTCCGGTGCGGAGGGCGACCAGGGCTCGACGCCGGGCATTCGTCCCGGCGCGCGGACGGTCACGTACAAGTACGACGGAGGACTCGTCGACTACGTGACGCACCTCAACTCGGCGAAGAAGGTCGAGCTGGTCCACCCCGAGGTCGTGGCCTTCGAATCGGAGGACGAGGGAAGGAACATCTCCGCCGAGATCGCCATGCAGTGGACAAGCGCCTACAGCGAGTCGGTGCACACGTTCGCCAACATGATCTCCACGCCGGAGGGCGGCACCCACGAGGAGGGTTTCCGCACCGCGCTGACCAGCCTGGTCAACACCTACGCGCGCGACAAGGGCATCCTGAAGGACAAGGAGGACAACCTCACGGGCGACGACATCCGCGAGGGCCTCACGGCGGTCATCTCCATGAAACTGAGCGAACCGCAGTTCGAGGGACAGACGAAGGCGAAACTCGGCAACACCGAGGCCAAGACGTTCGTCCAGCGCGTCGTTCGTGAGCAGCTCACCGACTGGTTCGACGCCCACCCGGGCGAGGCGAAGGACATCATCCGCAAGGCGATCCAGGCGAGCCAGGCCCGCATCGCGGCACGCAAGGCTCGTGAAGCCACCCGTCGCAAGGGGATCCTGAGCAGCGGTGGCATGCCCGGAAAGCTGAAGGACTGTCAGTCGCGGCGCCCGGAGGAGTGCGAGGTCTACGTCGTCGAGGGCGACTCGGCAGGTGGTTCGGCGGTGCGCGGACGCAACCCGCACAACCAGGCGATCCTCCCGATCCGCGGCAAGATCCTCAACGTCGAGCGTGCGCGGCTGGACAAGGCCCTCTCGAACCAGGAGGTGCAGGCGCTGATCACGGCGTTCGGCACCGGGATCGGTGAGGACTTCGACATCAACAAGCTGCGCTATCACAAGATCGTGCTGATGGCCGATGCCGATGTCGACGGCCAGCACATCTGCACCCTGCTGCTCACGCTGTTGTTCCGCTACATGCGCCCGCTCATCGAACACGGTCACGTGTACCTGGCGCAGCCGCCGCTGTACCGGTTGAAGTGGTCGAACGCGCCCCATGACTACGTCTACTCCGACCGGGAACGGGACGCGTTCCTCGAGGCCGGTCTGGCGCAGGGCAGGCGCATCCCGAAGGAGAACGGCATCCAGCGCTACAAGGGCCTGGGCGAGATGGACTACTCGGAGTTGTGGGACACCACCATGGACCCGGAACACCGGACCCTGCTCCAGGTGACGATGGACGATGCCGCAGCCGCGGACGAGATCTTCTCGGTGCTGATGGGCGAGGACGTCGAGTCACGCCGCAGCTTCATCCAGCGCAACGCCAAGGACGTGCGGTTCCTCGACATCTGA
- a CDS encoding DUF721 domain-containing protein, with product MAPTPPEEVARAALNRAKAAARAKGLRPGSPARRSPLAEPRQDAQGPNARDPQLLGSVVGRLLREKGWTQDVSVGGVVGRWRDVVGDDVAEHCTPVTFDDRVLVVRADSTAWATQLRLLVPNLLRRMSEEIGEGVVEDVSVLGPAGPGFRRGPRAVRGPGPRDTFG from the coding sequence GTGGCCCCGACCCCGCCTGAGGAGGTCGCCCGCGCGGCGCTCAATCGCGCCAAGGCGGCAGCCCGGGCGAAAGGGCTCCGCCCGGGCTCGCCCGCGCGCAGATCTCCCCTCGCCGAGCCCCGTCAGGACGCGCAGGGGCCGAACGCGCGCGACCCCCAGCTCCTCGGCTCGGTGGTCGGTCGACTGCTGCGCGAGAAGGGATGGACGCAGGACGTCTCGGTCGGGGGCGTCGTGGGCCGGTGGCGCGACGTGGTCGGTGACGACGTCGCCGAGCACTGCACGCCGGTCACGTTCGACGACCGGGTCCTGGTGGTGCGGGCTGATTCGACCGCGTGGGCGACACAGTTGCGACTGCTGGTGCCCAACCTGCTCCGGCGGATGTCGGAGGAGATCGGTGAGGGCGTCGTCGAGGACGTCTCGGTGCTGGGGCCCGCCGGGCCCGGCTTCCGGCGCGGGCCGCGTGCGGTGCGTGGGCCCGGACCGCGGGACACGTTCGGCTGA
- the recF gene encoding DNA replication/repair protein RecF (All proteins in this family for which functions are known are DNA-binding proteins that assist the filamentation of RecA onto DNA for the initiation of recombination or recombinational repair.) codes for MYVSHLSLLDFRSYASVDVELEPGVNAFVGANGQGKTNLVEAIGYVATLGSHRVATDTPLIRAGASRAVVRTRIVRGDRASTIELEITQGKANRARINRGQPARARDVLGILRTVLFAPEDLALVKGDPDGRRRFLDQLIVLMVPRLAGVFADYERVLKQRSALLKSARAVRRSGGADHAALATLDVWDGRLVELGAEIVSLRLQLVEALRPVVAAAYEAVSEGKGEARLEYRSSSPAPVENFRGEGVSGDRGHTGSADAPVSSSASTAEGEPPSDGSSNDSPAAADHPATVAWIREQMTSALAGVRDQELDRGVSLVGPHRDDLVLSLGGLPVKGYASHGESWSFALALRLASFWLLGGVSELGVGHPSAPAFWDPDHGTDADPVLILDDVFAELDTRRRERLAELVLPARQVLVTAAVPDDVPASLRGVRFHVEPGAVSRE; via the coding sequence CTGTACGTCTCCCACCTGAGCCTCCTCGACTTCCGCTCGTACGCGAGCGTCGACGTGGAGCTCGAACCCGGGGTCAACGCGTTCGTCGGGGCCAACGGCCAGGGTAAGACCAACCTTGTCGAGGCCATCGGCTACGTCGCGACCCTGGGTTCGCACCGCGTCGCCACCGATACGCCGCTGATCCGGGCGGGTGCCTCGCGTGCGGTGGTTCGCACGCGCATCGTGCGCGGAGACCGGGCAAGCACCATCGAGCTGGAGATCACGCAGGGCAAGGCCAACCGGGCACGGATCAACCGCGGACAGCCGGCCCGCGCGCGGGACGTGCTCGGCATCCTGCGGACGGTGCTGTTCGCGCCGGAGGACCTCGCGCTGGTGAAGGGCGATCCTGACGGCCGCCGCCGGTTTCTCGACCAGCTCATCGTGCTGATGGTCCCCCGGCTCGCCGGAGTGTTCGCCGACTACGAGCGGGTACTCAAGCAGCGGTCGGCACTGCTCAAATCGGCCAGGGCCGTGCGTCGCTCGGGCGGCGCCGACCACGCCGCGCTGGCGACGCTCGACGTGTGGGACGGGCGTCTCGTCGAGCTCGGTGCCGAGATCGTGTCCCTCCGGCTCCAGCTTGTCGAGGCTCTCCGTCCGGTCGTCGCGGCGGCCTACGAAGCGGTCAGTGAGGGCAAGGGAGAGGCGCGACTCGAGTACCGGTCGTCGTCCCCAGCGCCTGTGGAAAACTTTCGGGGAGAGGGCGTGTCCGGCGACCGCGGACACACCGGATCGGCCGACGCGCCGGTGTCGTCCAGTGCCTCGACCGCCGAGGGAGAACCGCCGTCGGACGGCTCCTCGAACGACTCCCCTGCGGCGGCCGACCACCCGGCGACGGTGGCGTGGATCCGGGAGCAGATGACCTCTGCGCTGGCGGGCGTCAGAGATCAGGAACTGGATCGCGGAGTGAGTCTCGTCGGCCCTCACCGTGACGACCTGGTGCTCTCCCTCGGCGGGCTGCCGGTGAAGGGATACGCGAGCCACGGAGAGTCGTGGTCGTTCGCCCTGGCCCTGAGATTGGCGTCGTTCTGGCTGTTGGGAGGCGTTTCGGAGCTCGGTGTCGGGCACCCGTCGGCACCCGCGTTCTGGGACCCGGACCACGGCACGGACGCCGATCCGGTGCTCATCCTCGACGACGTCTTCGCGGAACTCGACACCCGTCGGCGGGAGCGTCTCGCGGAGCTCGTGCTGCCTGCTCGGCAGGTGCTGGTGACGGCCGCCGTGCCGGACGACGTACCCGCATCGCTGCGCGGCGTGAGGTTTCACGTGGAACCAGGTGCGGTCAGCCGTGAGTGA
- the gnd gene encoding phosphogluconate dehydrogenase (NAD(+)-dependent, decarboxylating), whose protein sequence is MRAHRLWRTFLEEFMISHIGLVGLGKMGNNMRERLRRSSIEVTGFDPRPEVSDVASLADLVATLPSPRVIWVMVPAGEPTRGVIDELGGLLTEGDIIVEGGNSHYAEDQERAAELAERGIGYVDCGVSGGVWGLENGYGLMCGGDVAHVETLMPVFDALRPEGPREEGFVHAGTVGAGHFAKMVHNGIEYGLMQAYAEGYELLAAKKDIVTDVHGTMKAWQRGTVVRSWLLDLMVKALEEDPGLAGLDDWVDDSGEGRWTIDEGVDNAVPLPVISAALFARFASRQESSPAMRAVAALRQQFGGHSVKKAE, encoded by the coding sequence CTGCGTGCACACCGCCTGTGGAGAACTTTTCTGGAGGAATTCATGATCAGCCACATCGGCCTGGTCGGTCTCGGCAAGATGGGCAACAACATGCGGGAGCGCCTCCGTCGCTCCAGCATCGAAGTCACAGGCTTCGACCCGCGCCCCGAGGTCTCGGACGTGGCATCGCTCGCCGATCTCGTCGCGACGCTCCCGTCACCGCGCGTCATCTGGGTGATGGTCCCGGCAGGTGAGCCGACGCGAGGCGTGATCGACGAGCTGGGCGGGCTCCTGACCGAGGGTGACATCATCGTCGAGGGCGGGAACTCGCACTACGCCGAGGATCAGGAGCGCGCCGCCGAACTGGCCGAGCGCGGTATCGGCTACGTCGACTGCGGTGTCTCCGGCGGCGTGTGGGGTCTGGAGAACGGATACGGCCTCATGTGCGGTGGCGATGTCGCACACGTGGAGACCCTCATGCCCGTCTTCGACGCGCTGCGGCCCGAGGGCCCGCGGGAAGAGGGCTTCGTGCACGCGGGGACCGTCGGCGCGGGGCACTTCGCGAAGATGGTGCACAACGGGATCGAGTACGGGCTCATGCAGGCGTACGCCGAGGGCTACGAGCTGCTCGCCGCCAAGAAGGACATCGTCACCGACGTGCACGGCACGATGAAGGCATGGCAGCGAGGCACCGTCGTGCGGTCATGGCTCCTTGACCTCATGGTGAAGGCCCTCGAAGAGGACCCCGGCCTCGCCGGCCTCGACGACTGGGTCGACGACTCGGGCGAAGGTCGCTGGACCATCGACGAGGGTGTGGACAACGCCGTGCCTCTGCCGGTGATCTCGGCTGCACTGTTCGCACGGTTCGCCTCGCGCCAGGAGTCCTCCCCGGCCATGCGCGCGGTCGCCGCGCTGCGACAGCAGTTCGGCGGGCACTCGGTGAAGAAGGCCGAGTAG
- the dnaN gene encoding DNA polymerase III subunit beta: MKFRVERDVLADAVTWTARTLPTRPPAPVLAGVRMEADPSGILNLASFDYETSARSEVPAEVAEPGTVLVSGRLLAEISRALPSKPVDVTLEGSKVVLTCGASRFTLLTMPVEEYPALPSMPELSGTVPGEALTAAVAQVTVAASRDDTLPLLTGVRVEIEGEKITLLATDRYRLALRELTWTPGTPGFSSVALIRARTLNDVARSLGGGGGAVNVGLSTGNGVDLVGFEAGGRHTTSQLVDGDYPPVRRLFPDSSPIHAVVATAPLIDAAKRVSLVAERNTPIRLSFSEGQVVLDAGQGDDAQASEALEAVLSGEDIAVAFNPQYLLDGLGALGTDFVRLSFTHPNKPVEFTGQDSLDGEDDSTYRYLLVPIRFTG, encoded by the coding sequence ATGAAGTTCAGGGTCGAGCGTGACGTGTTGGCGGACGCCGTCACCTGGACGGCGCGCACGCTTCCGACACGGCCACCGGCTCCGGTCCTTGCGGGCGTGCGCATGGAAGCGGATCCCTCCGGCATTCTGAACCTCGCCAGCTTCGACTACGAGACGTCAGCCCGCTCCGAGGTTCCTGCCGAGGTGGCGGAGCCGGGTACGGTCCTCGTGTCCGGACGCCTGCTCGCCGAGATCTCCCGCGCCCTGCCGAGCAAGCCTGTGGATGTCACTCTCGAGGGCAGCAAGGTCGTTCTCACCTGCGGAGCGAGCCGCTTCACCCTCTTGACGATGCCCGTCGAGGAGTATCCGGCCCTGCCGTCCATGCCCGAGCTGAGCGGAACCGTCCCGGGCGAGGCGCTCACGGCGGCCGTCGCCCAGGTGACGGTCGCCGCCAGCCGCGACGACACACTCCCTCTGCTCACCGGTGTCCGTGTCGAGATCGAGGGCGAGAAGATCACCCTTCTTGCCACGGACCGCTATCGCCTCGCGCTGCGCGAGCTGACCTGGACTCCCGGCACTCCCGGTTTCTCCTCGGTCGCCCTGATCCGCGCTCGCACCCTGAACGACGTCGCCCGTTCCCTCGGTGGGGGCGGCGGAGCGGTGAACGTCGGGTTGTCCACAGGAAACGGTGTGGACCTCGTCGGTTTCGAAGCCGGTGGCCGGCACACCACGTCCCAGCTCGTGGACGGTGACTACCCGCCCGTTCGGCGACTCTTCCCGGACAGCTCTCCGATCCACGCGGTCGTCGCGACCGCTCCGCTGATCGACGCGGCCAAACGCGTCAGTCTGGTGGCCGAGCGGAACACGCCGATCCGCCTGTCCTTCAGCGAGGGCCAGGTCGTGCTCGACGCCGGCCAGGGCGACGACGCACAGGCGTCGGAAGCGCTGGAGGCGGTGCTCTCCGGCGAGGACATCGCGGTGGCGTTCAACCCGCAGTACCTGCTGGACGGCCTCGGGGCACTCGGCACCGACTTCGTCCGGCTCTCGTTCACGCACCCGAACAAGCCGGTCGAGTTCACCGGCCAGGACTCTCTCGACGGCGAGGACGATTCGACCTACCGTTACCTGCTGGTCCCGATCCGCTTCACGGGCTGA
- the dnaA gene encoding chromosomal replication initiator protein DnaA: protein MADPDANLTDVWAKVLTTLEARPDMSPRQLAFIRLAKPMAVVHDMMFVAVPHEQTRTYLETAVRDELSSAVSEVLGRDVRFGITVDPELSSSSLAGPSQISHAPTSLTDEAPEPAEAQMPVAPQPAPKPTGEQTRLNPKYIFETFVIGSSNRFAHAAAVAVAEAPAKAYNPLFIYGDSGLGKTHLLHAIGHYVHNLYPHIRVRYVNSEEFTNDFINSIGEGKAGSFQRRYRDVDVLLIDDIQFLQGKEQTMEEFFHTFNALHNANKQVVITSDVPPKQLSGFEDRLRSRFEWGLITDVQPPDLETRIAILRKKAASEHLDVPDEVLSYIGSRISTNIRELEGALIRVTAFANLNRQSVDLTLAEIVLKDLITDDDDTAEITPAVVIAQTAAYFGLPIEDLCGTSRSRVLVTARQIAMYLCRELTELSLPKIGQQFGGRDHTTVMHANKKIAGQMAERRSTYNQVTELTARIKQQHRVS from the coding sequence GTGGCCGACCCGGACGCCAATCTCACCGATGTCTGGGCAAAAGTGCTGACCACGCTCGAGGCGCGTCCCGATATGAGCCCGCGGCAGCTCGCCTTCATCCGGCTGGCGAAGCCCATGGCGGTGGTTCACGACATGATGTTCGTCGCCGTCCCTCACGAACAGACGCGCACGTATCTCGAGACGGCGGTCCGTGACGAGCTGTCGTCCGCAGTGTCCGAGGTCCTCGGGCGGGACGTGCGCTTCGGCATCACCGTGGATCCGGAACTGAGCAGTTCGTCGCTCGCCGGGCCGTCGCAGATCTCGCACGCCCCGACAAGCCTCACCGACGAGGCGCCCGAGCCCGCCGAGGCGCAGATGCCTGTCGCGCCCCAGCCGGCCCCGAAGCCGACGGGCGAGCAGACGCGGTTGAACCCGAAGTACATCTTCGAGACCTTCGTCATCGGCTCGTCCAACCGGTTCGCGCACGCCGCCGCGGTAGCCGTCGCCGAGGCGCCGGCCAAGGCCTACAACCCCTTGTTCATCTACGGGGACTCAGGGCTGGGCAAGACCCACCTGCTACATGCGATCGGGCACTACGTCCACAACCTGTACCCGCACATCCGGGTGCGGTACGTGAACTCCGAGGAGTTCACCAACGACTTCATCAACAGCATCGGCGAGGGCAAGGCGGGTTCGTTCCAACGCCGGTACCGCGACGTCGACGTGCTCCTCATCGACGACATCCAGTTCCTGCAGGGCAAGGAACAGACGATGGAGGAGTTCTTCCACACGTTCAACGCCCTGCACAACGCCAACAAGCAGGTCGTCATCACGTCCGACGTGCCTCCCAAGCAGCTCAGCGGGTTCGAGGACCGGCTGCGCTCCCGCTTCGAGTGGGGGTTGATCACGGACGTCCAGCCGCCGGACCTGGAGACGCGGATCGCCATCCTCCGCAAGAAGGCGGCGTCCGAGCACCTCGACGTGCCCGACGAGGTGCTCTCGTACATCGGTTCGCGGATCTCCACGAACATCCGCGAACTCGAGGGAGCACTCATCCGCGTCACCGCGTTCGCCAACCTCAACCGACAGTCCGTCGACCTCACGCTCGCCGAGATCGTTCTCAAGGACCTCATCACGGACGACGACGACACCGCGGAGATCACGCCGGCCGTCGTCATCGCACAGACGGCGGCCTACTTCGGGCTGCCCATCGAGGATCTGTGCGGTACATCGCGCTCACGCGTGCTCGTCACCGCGCGGCAGATCGCCATGTACCTCTGTCGCGAGCTCACGGAACTCTCGCTGCCGAAGATCGGCCAGCAGTTCGGCGGTCGGGACCACACCACGGTCATGCACGCGAACAAGAAGATCGCCGGGCAGATGGCGGAGCGCCGATCAACCTACAACCAGGTGACCGAGCTCACCGCACGGATCAAACAGCAGCACCGCGTGTCCTGA
- the rpmH gene encoding 50S ribosomal protein L34, with amino-acid sequence MSKRTFQPNNRRRAKTHGFRLRMRTRAGRTILANRRAKGRAKLSA; translated from the coding sequence GTGAGCAAGCGGACTTTCCAGCCGAACAACCGCCGTCGTGCCAAGACGCACGGTTTCCGTCTGCGCATGCGGACCCGTGCGGGCCGCACGATCCTCGCCAACCGGCGTGCCAAGGGCCGCGCCAAGCTCTCCGCCTGA